In one window of Helianthus annuus cultivar XRQ/B chromosome 17, HanXRQr2.0-SUNRISE, whole genome shotgun sequence DNA:
- the LOC110925426 gene encoding uncharacterized protein LOC110925426 — MPKYAKFLKDILGNKKKLEELSHVSLSKECSTVLQSLLPKKMTDPSSFTIPCLIGDLSVNNALADLGASINLMPYTVFPKLNLSEPSPTRMSLQLMDRSVKYPRGIMENMLVKVDKFIFPVDFVILGMDEDARVPLILG; from the coding sequence ATGCCTAAGTATGCCAAATTTCTGAAGGACATTCTTGGTAATAAGAAGAAGTTGGAGGAGTTATCACATGTGTCTTTGAGTAAGGAGTGCTCAACAGTTCTCCAAAGTCTTCTTCCCAAGAAGATGACTGATCCGAGTAGCTTCACTATTCCATGTTTGATTGGTGATCTATCAGTCAATAATGCTTTGGCCGACCTGGGAGCTAGCATAAATTTGATGCCCTAtacagtgtttcctaagcttaacCTAAGCGAGCCTTCTCCTACTCGTATGAGTCTCCAACTTATGGATCGGTCGGTGAAATATCCACGAGGGATTATGGAGAACATGTTAGTGAAAGTCGATAAGTTTATCTTTCCTGTTGACTTTGTGATTTTGGGCATGGATGAGGATGCTCGTGTACCTTTAATTCTAGGTTGA
- the LOC110925425 gene encoding uncharacterized protein LOC110925425, producing the protein MDSTGKRRFLKLHELEKFRDEAYMRPLGYKEKMKRLHDSKLRGNNEFNTGDKGLFNSRLRFIPVDQAFPYGTVELNSGDGKTFKVNGHHLKHYIEGPGEERLVEQLDLPLVGTLE; encoded by the exons ATGGACAGTACGGGTAAACGTCGGTTTCTCAAGTTGCATGAGTTAGAGAAGTTTAGAGATGAGGCGTATATGAGACCACTAGGCTATAAGGAGAAGATGAAGAGGTTGCATGATAGTAAGCTGAGAGGAAATAATGAGTTTAACACGGGAGACAAAGGCCTTTTTAATTCTAGATTAAGATTTATCCCGG TTGATCAGGCTTTTCCATATGGTACGGTTGAGTTGAACAGTGGAGATGGTAAGACGTTTAAGGTGAATGGTCATCATTTGAAGCACTATATCGAGGGACCAGGAGAGGAAAGACTGGTGGAGCAACTTGACCTCCCATTAGTTGGTACTTTAGAGTGA